The Candidatus Tumulicola sp. genomic sequence CAGCGTCATCTGTTGCAAACGGACTCTGCTCGCGCGCACTACGTCGTCTGCAATGCCGACGAATCCGAGCCCGGCACCTTCAAGGACCGCATCCTCATGGAAGGCGATCCCTTCGCTGTTCTTGAAGGCATGACGATTGCCGGCTTCGTGACCGGAGCGCGGCAAGGTTATATCTACCTGCGCGGAGAATACCCGCTGGCGGCCGAGCGGATGCGACTCGCCATCGAGTCGGCCAATGAAAACGGGTTCCTCGGCGACAACATTCTTGGCGGCGGCCTGCAATTCAACATTGAAATTCGCCGGGGCGCCGGAGCGTATATCTGCGGTGAAGAGACCGCATTGTTCAACTCGATTGAGGGCTATCGCGGCGAACCGCGCAACAAGCCGCCTTTCCCGGTGCAGCGCGGCCTTTTCGGCAAGCCGACCATCGTGAACAACGTCGAGACGCTGGTCAACGCGCTCGACATCGTGCTTGAGGGGGCGCAAGCATTCCGCTCGTTCGGCACGCCTGAATCCTCGGGCACGAGATTGTTTTGCGTTTCCGGCGACGTCGCGCGCCCCGGGCTCTATGAAGCGGAATTCGGGATCACGCTGCGGCGCCTCATCGAATCGGCCGGCGGCGTGCGCGGCCGTTCCGTGCAAGCCGTGCTCTTGGGCGGCGCCGCCGGCACGTTCCTGAAGCCCGACGAACTCGACATGTCCTTGAGCTTCGAAGGCGCGCGTGCGGCGCACGCCACGCTCGGTTCGGGCGTCGTCGTCGTTTTCAACGAAAGCGCTGACCTGCGAAAAGCGGTGCTGCGGATCGCCAAGTTCTTCCGCGATGAGTCCTGCGGGCAATGCGTGCCGTGCCGCGTCGGGACCGTGCGGCAAGAAGAGTTGTTGCATCGGCTTGCTGCGGGCGGGACTCCGAGCTCCGCTCGGGACGGCGCATTGGGACTGCTTGGGGAGATCGGGCAAGTCATGCGCGACGCTTCGATCTGCGGTCTGGGCCAGACGGCGTCGAGCGCTGTCGAGTCGGCGCTCGCGAAGTTCGCGTTGTTCGATGGTACCGCGCGCAGATGAGCGCCGTCGACGTCACCTTCGAAATCGACGGCGCCCCAGTCACCGTGCCGCACGGATCGACGATCCTTGAAGCCTGCCGCGCCAGCGGCATCGACACCCCGACGTTGTGCTACCTCGAGAGTCTCACGCCGGTCAACGCGTGCCGCGTGTGCGTCGTCGAGCTCGAAGGGTCGAGGACGCTCGTCCCGGCGTGCTCGCGCAAGGCCGAGAACGGGATGAAGGTCCGCACCGACAGCGAGCGCGTGCGCACAAGCCGTAAAATGGTGCTGGAATTCCTGGCTTCGTCGGTCGACGTCTCGCTAGCGGGCGATATGCAGCGATACGTGCGACGCTACGCCGCAAAACCAGAGCGCTATGGGGAACGGGTGCGCACGACCGCGCAGCCGGTCACCGTGGACAACGAACTCTACGTGCGCGACTACGCCAAGTGCATCTTGTGCTATAAGTGCGTCGAAGCGTGCGGCACGGACGCGCAAAACACGTTTGCGATCGCGGTCGCAGGGCGCGGCTTCGACGCGCATATCTCGACCGAGTACGCGCGACCGTTGCCGGACTCCGCGTGCGTGTATTGCGGCAACTGCATCGGTGTCTGCCCGACCGGCGCGTTGATGTTCACGACCGAGCACGAGATGCGAAAGGCCGGCCAGTGGGATGAAGCGCGCCAGGAGAAAACCGACACGGTCTGCGCTTACTGCGGCGTGGGCTGCGTCCTGACCGTGCACGCGCAAGACGGCGAGATCGTCAAAGTGACGTCACCGACCGACAACGACGTGACGAGCGGTCACCTATGCATCAAGGGGCGTTTTGGCTGGCGATTCGTCCAGCCGCGCGGCGATACGACTCCAGATCCGCGTCCGAAAAAAGAACGAACGTGACACGCTCGATCGAGCTGCCGGAACGCAGGTGATCCGCCACTGTGCGCAGCGCGATCGCGGCCGCTTCGTCGATCGGATACCGGTACGCGCCTGTTCCCAACGAGGGGAAGGCGATCGACTGCAAGCCTCGTTCCTCGGCGATGCTCAAGGCCATTGCATAGGCTGAAGCGAGCAGCAGAGCATCTTTGGGAAGCCCCGAGTACACCGGCGCGACGGCGTGGATGACGTAACGGGCCTTCAGGTCTCCAGCGCCGGTCGCGACCGCGCCGCCGGTTGGGCATCCGCCGATCGCGCTGCATTCTTGCGTGATCGATGGTCCTCCGATGCGATGGATCGCGCCGTCGACACCCCCGCCGCCGGCTAGCCGCGAATTAGCGGCGTTCACGATGGCATCGGCTGTCACGTCCGTGATGTCGCCTCGCACGAACTCGATGCCGGCATTCCCGATCTTCATCTCTTGCACAGGTGTTCGCTTGAGCCGGCTCAAGCCCCGCGCGGCGGTTGACCAAAGCCGCAACCGGGTATACTACACGCATGAAAAGATTAACATTGCTCTGCGCCGTTGTCGCCTGCATCGCCACGCAGGGCCTCGGCATGTTGACCGCCCGAGCCGACACGGATCCGCCGAAAAGTTGGCAAGAAGTGCGCGCGCTGATCGCGCGATTCGTGGATGCGCAAAACGCACACAATCTCGACGTCACCGGTGCGCTTTTGTGGAACTCGCCCGACTTCCAAATGCAAGTACCGGACGCGCTCATCCGCGGACACGATGAAGCGGTGACCCGCTTCAATGCTCTGTACCAAGGCATGTGGCGTCTTTCGCCCGACTATTCCGGCCTCGACATCAAGATCATCAGCCCCGGACGCGCCCAGTTCACCGTTCCGGTCGAATTCAAGACCGGTGAGGCAAACGGCGATCCGATCACCACACAGTCGATCCTGCAGGCAAGCGCCATACGCACCGGCGATGGGTGGCGTATCGCGAGCATCATGCCCCAACCGCCTCCTGTAACCACCAGATAGAAACCACGTCCCGGGAGCGGCGGGGTCCATGCAGGGAGGGCGTAAACCAGCCGCGATGAGCTTTGCGGACGAGGTCAAAGCCGGGCTGACAGCCCGGCCGAAGACCCTTCCGACCAAATACCTGTACGATGACCTCGGCTCCGCACTGTTCGAGGTTATTTGCCGTTTGCCCGAATATTATCTCACCCGTGCCGAAGCGGCGATTCTGCAAAGCCATGCCCAAGAGATCATCGACGCCGTCGGAGGCACGATGGAGATCGTCGAGCTCGGCAGCGGCACGGCCGTCAAAACGCG encodes the following:
- a CDS encoding NADH-ubiquinone oxidoreductase-F iron-sulfur binding region domain-containing protein, translated to QRHLLQTDSARAHYVVCNADESEPGTFKDRILMEGDPFAVLEGMTIAGFVTGARQGYIYLRGEYPLAAERMRLAIESANENGFLGDNILGGGLQFNIEIRRGAGAYICGEETALFNSIEGYRGEPRNKPPFPVQRGLFGKPTIVNNVETLVNALDIVLEGAQAFRSFGTPESSGTRLFCVSGDVARPGLYEAEFGITLRRLIESAGGVRGRSVQAVLLGGAAGTFLKPDELDMSLSFEGARAAHATLGSGVVVVFNESADLRKAVLRIAKFFRDESCGQCVPCRVGTVRQEELLHRLAAGGTPSSARDGALGLLGEIGQVMRDASICGLGQTASSAVESALAKFALFDGTARR
- a CDS encoding 2Fe-2S iron-sulfur cluster-binding protein, whose product is MSAVDVTFEIDGAPVTVPHGSTILEACRASGIDTPTLCYLESLTPVNACRVCVVELEGSRTLVPACSRKAENGMKVRTDSERVRTSRKMVLEFLASSVDVSLAGDMQRYVRRYAAKPERYGERVRTTAQPVTVDNELYVRDYAKCILCYKCVEACGTDAQNTFAIAVAGRGFDAHISTEYARPLPDSACVYCGNCIGVCPTGALMFTTEHEMRKAGQWDEARQEKTDTVCAYCGVGCVLTVHAQDGEIVKVTSPTDNDVTSGHLCIKGRFGWRFVQPRGDTTPDPRPKKERT
- a CDS encoding O-acetyl-ADP-ribose deacetylase, with protein sequence MKIGNAGIEFVRGDITDVTADAIVNAANSRLAGGGGVDGAIHRIGGPSITQECSAIGGCPTGGAVATGAGDLKARYVIHAVAPVYSGLPKDALLLASAYAMALSIAEERGLQSIAFPSLGTGAYRYPIDEAAAIALRTVADHLRSGSSIERVTFVLFSDADLESYRRAAGRIASQNAP
- a CDS encoding nuclear transport factor 2 family protein, producing MKRLTLLCAVVACIATQGLGMLTARADTDPPKSWQEVRALIARFVDAQNAHNLDVTGALLWNSPDFQMQVPDALIRGHDEAVTRFNALYQGMWRLSPDYSGLDIKIISPGRAQFTVPVEFKTGEANGDPITTQSILQASAIRTGDGWRIASIMPQPPPVTTR